A portion of the Stigmatella aurantiaca DW4/3-1 genome contains these proteins:
- the ftsA gene encoding cell division protein FtsA has protein sequence MAKQKSGEIIVGLDIGTTKICAIVGELTDSGIDIIGIGTHPSKGLRKGVVVNIEATVASIRRAVEEAELMAGAEISHVYTGIAGGHIKGFNSQGIVAVKDKEVREADLARVIDAAKAVAIPLDREVIHVLPQEFIIDDQGGIKEPLGMAGVRLEAKVHIVTGAVSSAQNIVKCANRTGLNVSDIVLQPLASAEAVLGDDEKELGVCLVDIGGGTTDIAIFSGGSIVHTAVIALGGNNLTSDIAIGLRTPAHEAERIKQKFGCALASMVNKDETIEVPSVGGRQPRVLGRQILCEILEPRVEEIFQLVHREIQKCGYEDLLASGIVITGGSTLLAGMPELAEEVLGLPVRRGMPRGIGGLVDVVKSPMYATGVGLVVYGAKHLDRRMFRIREENVYKKVKGRMREWLEEIF, from the coding sequence ATGGCGAAGCAGAAGTCTGGTGAGATCATCGTCGGCCTGGACATCGGCACGACGAAGATCTGCGCGATCGTCGGTGAGCTGACGGACAGCGGCATCGACATCATCGGGATCGGTACCCACCCGTCGAAGGGATTGCGCAAGGGCGTGGTCGTCAACATCGAGGCGACCGTGGCCTCCATCCGCCGGGCGGTGGAGGAGGCGGAGTTGATGGCGGGCGCGGAGATTTCCCATGTCTACACGGGCATTGCCGGTGGCCACATCAAGGGCTTCAACTCCCAGGGCATCGTCGCGGTGAAGGACAAGGAGGTCCGCGAGGCGGACCTGGCGCGCGTCATCGACGCGGCCAAGGCGGTGGCCATCCCCCTGGACCGCGAGGTGATCCACGTCCTGCCCCAGGAGTTCATCATCGATGACCAGGGCGGCATCAAGGAGCCCCTGGGCATGGCGGGCGTGCGCCTGGAGGCCAAGGTGCACATCGTCACGGGCGCCGTCTCCAGCGCGCAGAACATCGTCAAGTGCGCCAACCGCACCGGCCTCAACGTCTCCGACATCGTCCTTCAGCCGCTGGCCTCCGCGGAGGCGGTGCTCGGCGATGACGAGAAGGAGCTGGGCGTGTGCCTGGTGGACATCGGCGGCGGCACCACGGACATCGCCATCTTCTCCGGCGGCTCCATCGTCCACACCGCCGTCATCGCCCTGGGCGGCAACAACCTCACCAGCGACATCGCCATTGGCCTGCGCACCCCGGCGCACGAGGCCGAGCGCATCAAGCAGAAGTTCGGTTGTGCGCTTGCCTCCATGGTGAACAAGGACGAGACCATCGAGGTGCCCAGTGTGGGGGGGCGCCAGCCGCGCGTGCTCGGCCGGCAGATCCTGTGTGAGATCCTCGAGCCGCGCGTGGAGGAGATCTTCCAGCTCGTGCACCGGGAGATCCAGAAGTGCGGCTACGAGGACCTGCTCGCCTCGGGCATCGTCATCACCGGCGGCTCCACGCTGCTGGCGGGGATGCCCGAGCTGGCGGAGGAAGTCCTCGGACTGCCCGTGCGGCGCGGAATGCCTCGCGGTATCGGCGGCTTGGTGGATGTGGTGAAGAGCCCCATGTACGCCACGGGAGTCGGGCTGGTCGTCTACGGCGCCAAGCACCTGGATCGCCGCATGTTCCGGATCCGTGAAGAGAACGTCTACAAGAAGGTGAAGGGCCGCATGCGGGAGTGGCTGGAGGAAATTTTCTAG
- a CDS encoding cell division protein FtsQ/DivIB, with translation MAFGKSKNRRRQDTAHQKEAVKGAVRVHGPSVGKGLLAAALTAALVWGGVELRAWALSSPSFQLREVSFTGLSHASRAELVRLSGLASGQNLFSLDVAALERTMLQHPWVRSVEVTRHFPTAVSVQVVEHAPSALVVLGDLYVLDEEGEPFKRVTPGDGLDLPLVTGVEREQYVAEPDAVRERMREALAVSRAYAALKPGRHERLSEVRLEDAGLSLVTMAGQVVRLGEGETEAKLSRLERVRRELSARGLAAEVIHLDNRARPGWVAVKISSPASERSGGSVQ, from the coding sequence ATGGCCTTCGGCAAGTCCAAAAACCGCCGCCGTCAAGACACCGCCCACCAGAAGGAGGCGGTCAAGGGTGCGGTGCGGGTCCATGGACCCTCGGTGGGCAAGGGCTTGCTGGCCGCGGCGCTGACCGCGGCCCTGGTGTGGGGTGGAGTGGAGTTGCGCGCTTGGGCGCTGTCGTCCCCCTCCTTCCAGCTGCGGGAGGTGTCGTTTACCGGACTGTCCCACGCCTCGCGCGCGGAGCTGGTGCGGCTGTCGGGCCTGGCCTCTGGCCAGAACCTCTTCTCCCTGGACGTGGCGGCCCTGGAGCGGACCATGCTTCAGCACCCGTGGGTGCGAAGCGTGGAGGTGACGCGTCACTTTCCCACCGCCGTTTCGGTGCAGGTGGTAGAGCACGCGCCGTCAGCGCTGGTGGTGCTGGGGGATTTGTACGTGCTGGACGAGGAGGGCGAGCCCTTCAAGCGGGTGACGCCCGGCGATGGCCTGGACCTGCCGCTCGTCACGGGGGTGGAGCGGGAGCAGTACGTGGCGGAGCCAGACGCGGTGCGCGAGCGGATGCGGGAGGCGCTGGCCGTCTCACGCGCCTACGCGGCGCTGAAGCCCGGCCGCCATGAGCGGCTGTCCGAGGTCCGGCTGGAAGACGCGGGCCTGTCGCTGGTGACGATGGCGGGCCAGGTGGTGCGGTTGGGGGAGGGGGAGACGGAGGCCAAGCTCTCGCGGCTGGAGCGCGTGCGGCGCGAGCTGAGCGCGAGGGGGTTGGCGGCGGAGGTCATCCACCTGGACAACCGGGCCCGGCCCGGCTGGGTGGCGGTGAAGATTTCGAGTCCCGCGTCCGAGAGGAGCGGTGGCTCGGTGCAGTAG
- a CDS encoding D-alanine--D-alanine ligase, with the protein MSVLSKSELKNKRVGVLLGGLSSERDVSLRTGAAVAKALRSLGYDVVEIDVGKDVAARLTAEKVDVAWLALHGRYGEDGSIQGLLESLFIPYTGSGVLASAVGMDKVYAKWIFTTHGIPTPPYKTFKDATSAREAADTLPFSYPVVVKPSREGSSVGVHVCKTKEAYLAAVEDAARYAGTLLVEQFIPGREVQGAVLDDEALGVIEVVVAREFYDHTAKYTSGSGTKYLFPAPLPADQYERVNAVCLAAHRALGCQGASRSDVIITEGGDVFVLETNTLPGMTETSLLPKIAAGRGIDFPALCERILQGASLKA; encoded by the coding sequence GTGAGCGTCCTGTCCAAGTCCGAGCTGAAGAACAAGCGCGTGGGTGTGCTGCTGGGAGGGTTGTCCTCGGAGCGGGACGTGTCCCTGCGCACGGGGGCCGCGGTGGCCAAGGCGCTGCGCTCGCTGGGCTACGACGTGGTGGAGATCGACGTGGGCAAGGATGTGGCCGCGCGCCTCACCGCCGAGAAGGTGGACGTGGCGTGGCTGGCCCTGCATGGCCGCTATGGCGAGGATGGCTCCATCCAGGGGCTGCTCGAGTCCCTCTTCATTCCGTATACCGGCAGTGGCGTGCTCGCCTCGGCGGTGGGCATGGACAAGGTCTACGCCAAGTGGATTTTCACCACCCACGGCATCCCCACCCCTCCTTATAAGACGTTCAAGGACGCCACGAGCGCCCGGGAGGCGGCGGACACGCTGCCCTTCTCGTATCCGGTGGTCGTCAAGCCCAGCCGCGAGGGTAGCAGTGTGGGCGTGCACGTGTGCAAGACGAAGGAGGCCTACCTCGCTGCCGTGGAGGACGCCGCGCGTTACGCGGGGACGTTGCTGGTGGAGCAGTTCATCCCGGGGCGCGAGGTGCAGGGCGCCGTCCTGGACGATGAAGCGCTCGGCGTCATCGAGGTGGTCGTCGCGCGTGAATTCTACGACCACACGGCGAAGTACACCTCGGGCAGCGGCACCAAGTACCTCTTCCCAGCACCCCTGCCCGCAGATCAGTATGAGCGGGTGAATGCAGTGTGCCTTGCGGCGCACCGGGCGCTCGGATGCCAGGGGGCATCGCGCTCGGATGTCATCATCACCGAGGGAGGAGATGTGTTCGTGCTGGAAACCAACACGCTGCCGGGCATGACGGAAACCAGCTTGTTGCCGAAGATCGCCGCGGGTCGAGGCATCGACTTCCCCGCGTTGTGCGAGCGGATTCTCCAAGGGGCCTCGCTCAAGGCCTGA